AGGCAAAACCGGACTCCTGTTGCAGCGCTATCTGAAACTGCTCGCGGAAGGTGACATCTCGCAGCCGGAGGAGATTCTTGCGATCACCTTCACGCGCAAGGCAACTGCAGAGCTGCGCGAGCGAGTGCTGGAGCAGCTTCAGGCTGCAGCCGACGGGCAGCCGCTGCCGGAGGACGCCAGCAGCTTTGAACTACAGACGCGATCGCTTGCGGCGGCCGCCCTCGCTGCCGATGCACGCCACGGATGGCGGCTCCTCGATCAACCTCAACGACTGCGTATCCGGACGATCGACGCGTTATGTGCCGAGATCGCTCGAACGCTTCCGCTGCTCTCGGGATCCGGAACGAACCAGCCCATAGAGTCTGCCGAGTCGCTGCATCGCGAAGCCGCGCGCCGGACCCTGCTCGAGCTCGGCGGACCCGATGCTGCCCTCAATAGCGCTCTCGAGACGGTACTTCTGCACCGGGACGGCAACCTGAATGATTGTGAGGCGCTGATCGCGCGAATGCTGGAACAGCGTCAGCAATGGGGCGAGCTCGTTCCGCTGGACAGTGCGTCGATCTCGGAGGAACACCTCGACACGGAGGTACGTCCACGGCTCGAACGATCGCTGGAGACCATTGTTTGCGCCGGTTTGAACCGCGCTATCCGCGCTGTCGAGACAATCGACCGAGCCATCTTGCCCGACTTGGCTTCTCTGCTGGGCAAGCTCGGAGCCGAGCCCTCGCTTCATCCAACGAAGCCATCAGCCATTGCAATCTGGGCCGGGAGGTTCGAGGCTCCGGAAGCCTGCGCTGGTGATCTGGCTCACTGGCGTGCCCTGTTACACCTGCTGTTCACGCAGGCCGGGGATTGGCGCAAGTCGTTCGCAAGCGGCTACATGGGCTTCGATACCTCTTATGAAGATCGAGGCATCCTCACGGAAATCGTGAACCACCTTCAGGCAAACGGAGTGGCCGAAGTGCTCCTTGCCATCCGTGAGTTGCCGCCGGGGCGCCTGCCTGAGGAACAGTGGCGGGTTGCGAAGGCACTCTTCAGGTTGCTGCGCCACGCGCTTGCCCACCTCAAGGTGGTTTTTGCCGAGACTGGCCACTGCGACTTTTCCGAGTTGGCGCTCGCGGCCTGCGAAGCGCTGTCCGCCGAAGATGGTGCTGCCGATCTCTCGCACTCACCCGGGGCGCGGCTCACCCACCTGCTGGTCGACGAGATGCAGGACACCTCGTCTTCGCAGTACATGCTGCTCGAGCGCCTGACGCGCTCCTGGGATGGTCACTCGCAGACTGTCTTCCTCGTCGGTGATCCGAAGCAGTCTATTTATCTCTTCCGGCAGGCGCGCGTAGAGCGATTTCTTCGAACCGTGGCAGAACGGCGGCTCGGAGATGTACCGCTGGAAGCGCTGCGGCTAACCGCGAATTTTCGCTCTCAGGGTGCGCTCGTTGAGGCATTCAATGGCATGTTTTCAGAGCTCTTCCCGCAGACCGCGGTTGCTACACAGGCGTTGGGCGAAGAACTTGAGGTTCCGTTTGTGCGCGCGGATGCAATTCGGTCTGCGTCTGCGCATCCGCTCGCAATTGAGTGGCACCCAGAGATCCTCGGCAACCAGCCGCTATCAAGCAACTGCGATACAAAAACAGCCGAGCCACGCGCCGCGCGCATGCAGCGTGAAGCCCGGCATATCCGACGGATTATTGAAGAATGGCGAGCAAAGCCGCTTCCGGAGGGCCGCACTAAGCCCTGGAGCATCGCAGTGCTTGCCCGCGCCCGAAAGCATCTCACCTCGATAACCGCCGAGCTGTCGCGCGATGGTGGCACAGGTCCAATCCCGTTCCGCGCAGTTCAGATCGATGCCCTTGATGAATGCCCGGAGGTGCTGGATGCGCTTGCGCTTACGCGCGCCCTGCTTCATCCAGCCGACCGTGCCGCATGGCTCGCCGTCTTACGCGCTCCATGGTGCGGCCTTGCGCTTGCTGACCTTCTTCACCTCACTGGAGAAGGGCCGGAGGCTGACCGCGATGTGACCCTTCCAGAACTGATCGGCTTACGCGGCGGTCAACTCAGTGCAAACGGCCAGCAGCTTCTGGCGCGGGCATGGACGACGCTCGATCGCGCTGTACGCACGCTCGGCCGAACGTCTTTTGCCGCGCACGTTGAACGCACATGGCTGAGCCTTGGTGGAGATGCCTGCTTGTCGCCGGCACGCCGGGCAAACGTGCGCCGCTTCTTCGAGGTGCTGCGGGAACTGGAGCAGGAGAGCGACGGAGCTATCG
This Acidobacteriaceae bacterium DNA region includes the following protein-coding sequences:
- a CDS encoding UvrD-helicase domain-containing protein; translation: MSELLNFPPLDLVPPDDQGRPPDHEARRRALDVRLSAIVEAPAGSGKTGLLLQRYLKLLAEGDISQPEEILAITFTRKATAELRERVLEQLQAAADGQPLPEDASSFELQTRSLAAAALAADARHGWRLLDQPQRLRIRTIDALCAEIARTLPLLSGSGTNQPIESAESLHREAARRTLLELGGPDAALNSALETVLLHRDGNLNDCEALIARMLEQRQQWGELVPLDSASISEEHLDTEVRPRLERSLETIVCAGLNRAIRAVETIDRAILPDLASLLGKLGAEPSLHPTKPSAIAIWAGRFEAPEACAGDLAHWRALLHLLFTQAGDWRKSFASGYMGFDTSYEDRGILTEIVNHLQANGVAEVLLAIRELPPGRLPEEQWRVAKALFRLLRHALAHLKVVFAETGHCDFSELALAACEALSAEDGAADLSHSPGARLTHLLVDEMQDTSSSQYMLLERLTRSWDGHSQTVFLVGDPKQSIYLFRQARVERFLRTVAERRLGDVPLEALRLTANFRSQGALVEAFNGMFSELFPQTAVATQALGEELEVPFVRADAIRSASAHPLAIEWHPEILGNQPLSSNCDTKTAEPRAARMQREARHIRRIIEEWRAKPLPEGRTKPWSIAVLARARKHLTSITAELSRDGGTGPIPFRAVQIDALDECPEVLDALALTRALLHPADRAAWLAVLRAPWCGLALADLLHLTGEGPEADRDVTLPELIGLRGGQLSANGQQLLARAWTTLDRAVRTLGRTSFAAHVERTWLSLGGDACLSPARRANVRRFFEVLRELEQESDGAIDTAVLNARLAKLFAESTPDENAVQLLTIHNSKGLEFDVVLIPGLERSTNRSRSELLNWLEVDPADGAAAHILLAPIGSRGDQAQGLNQWISRVKRSRENAELRRLLYVACTRAREALHLFAACDAQKDGTARIPGEGTLLRAAWPVAAMHFHAHGNSAEAPAAIPTISTRQSNLLPFTSGSVSEEGLALAASAGEATRAVPVIHRLPLAFNPLARFTSTDMLRLPYTPASELPQSPAFERPEGSFTVRAFGNTVHRFLQLVSSMLATGDTPDTLLGRIPSWEPRLVAALRNEGLSSASAQRESQRAMRALLKALEDPVGRWILSPHKSAVNEHSIASVGSSLLRADRTFVAGSAPLTAGDDRIWIIDFKTTEQGSRSPERFEQDELLKYRDQLERYAAVQSDLSPVSRSIGLGLYYPLIPRLLHWTF